From the genome of Rhinoderma darwinii isolate aRhiDar2 chromosome 1, aRhiDar2.hap1, whole genome shotgun sequence:
GACAACACAGATTCTACAGTGTCTACGGTAGAAACCGGATGTCCGTCTCTCTATGGAAGTCTATTAGACTCACATCGAGGCTCCCTTAGAGTTGTATTGAGAGCCCGACTTCCAGTCCCTACAGCAGATGCAAAATCGTGTGACCCTATGGCAGCCCGGAAAGGTGCGGTGCACGGAGAAGTAAAGCATTAGAAAAGTCAATACACACCACTGCATTATAGTACATTACATTGACAAACAGTGGGGGAGAGAGGCCACAAACCTAGAGCGCTACTTTTATAATAATAAAGGGAcgttcttgcaaaaataaagtgGTAGTGTGGTTTAAATATCTttacattatatttaataaatatattCCCTCTGAAATGGATTTATATATACCAATATTGGCATTAGTATATTTATTCCACTTTGGTAACTTATATCAATTTCAATAATGAAATGTGTTTCATGGTAGTTTCAATAATAAAGTAAATATTCTGCTCATTGGCTTTTTATTGCTTTTACAACAGAATTGATGACAATACAAAATGATGTCCAATAATTCCCTAGTGTCTGAATTTATTATTTTAGGCTTGTCTACCCATCCGGAATTGGAAACAATACTTTTCATTGTGTTTTTGATCATTTACACGGTGGCTTTGATTGGTAATTTAATTATCTTTATGCTCTCTATTATTGACTCTGGTCTTAACACACCTATGTACTTCTTCTTAGGATTTTTGTCCTTTCTAGACATCTGTTGTACATCAGCTACTGTTCCTAAGATGCTAACAGGCTATGTGACAAAATCTAAGGTGATTTCATATTATGGATGCGTTGCCCAATTATTCTTTTTCACTTGGCCCATGGGTGTTGAGCTTATGTTGCTTACAGTTATGGCTTATGACCGATACATTGCAATTCGAAATCCGTTGCGTTACTCAACCATTATCAATCGTACAGCCTGCATTAATGTAGCCATTGTAATCACAATTCTCGGCTCTCTGAATTCAATGACACATACATATTGCACCTTTCGGCTCCCATACTGTGATGATAACAAGATCAATCACTTTTTCTGTGAGATAATGCCTTTACTGAAACTTGCATGTGCAGACACCTACATAAATGAGATTGTGGTATTTACAGCCGATTTTATCCTTGGAATTTGCTGTTTTTGCCTAACCTGTATTTCTTATGTCTTTATTATTAACACAATACTGAAGATACGTTCTGCTGAAGGAAAACGCAAAGCCTTCTCTACTTGTGCCTCACACATAACAATTGTATCCATGTATTATGGGGCTGTTATTTTCACCTACATCCGCCCTCGGTCTAGTCTGTCTTTAGAGAAAGATAAAATAGTCTCTGCTCTATACGCTGTTATTACACCAACCATGAACCCTATAATATATAGCCTGAGGAATAAAGAGGTGAAGGAGGCATTCAAAAGGACCCTTAATAGACTGGTACAGCAAAGGGTTCAAAATACTACATAGAAAGTGAGTGCCATCAGTGACCCCGGATGTATATTTTTGTGGTGTTTTCAACTATGATTTATCTTCTAGTACCTCGTTAGTTAAAACCGTACCCAGCCAGTAATTGAAGAGTTTATAGTTTAATGAATAAAGTATTAACCTTAAAGAGTACCTGAAACTAGGTCATATAATGCAAACTGTTTATCTGTCCTGAATCCCGCTGCCCCTGGTTCCAGCGCTGTTTTGCTTTTGTGTCTAGGCCCCCCTGACACAGCTTCAGACCCGCTCTGAAGTCTTTACCCAGTGCGGTCTCACGAGATACGGTTGTTCTGGAAAGATCACGCTTTGCCTGGCCAGTCTGAAGAtacttcatgctgattggacagcgtcagaggctgtgaagcTGGCTCCACCTTTGGAGAATCAGTCTggttcacaccctgttggctaactataggaaattagcatatagggtacCAATACAGTGGGGGGCATATCTCAGGAACGAAAGGAAAACTATGCTGGAATCAGGAGGACAGCTGATTCAGGTCAGATAAACAGATGACATTATATAACCTaatgacatgtcctctttaaagGCAAATCATGATAAAGTCAAAAATCCATGATGAATACTACAAATAGTAAGGAAGTAGCAATAAGAAGtaatccctcttttttttttttataataatatggAAGTCACCATGGTAATCAGCTGATTGCCGCTGGTATGGCTTTTGACACCCTGGAAATAGCAAATTTTGGCAGGGGAAGCTGGGGCCAGCCAAACATTTCTCTGtacaatgtagtattacatggtggccatttaaataaatggccattcatgtaatacatggacatctCGAGGCCACCAGAGCTGCTTGTTCCTGGCTCATAGGGGGTCCTGAGTAGGGACTTTTTTTTCTCTAtggtgtccatatgccctaatgagacaacccctttaagtttagggGTAATCACTTTTTCATATGGTTGATTTAGATGTTTGATTACAttttaataatgatgataataatattgattttaaaaatatattatgtATTCATTCATTCAGGTTGTCTATGTGTTATAAAAATTTGTTTCAAGACAAACTGTGACAAGTATGTAAAAATAAAGaattcaggaaaaaaaatgcatagCACTGTATATAATTCTGTGTATCATTTGACATACGGTATTTTTTTTCCCTTCGTAGTAGAATTCTCTTTTATGTGTTCTGTAAATACACACATATAAGAAAACACTCATGTTAAAGATTAGTTTTCAGATTAAAAGGGTTTTTCctgtttatataaataaagcttatttattgtataataaacaattatgcaactttctattttttgacatttttcaaaATCTATGcttgctttaaataaaaaaaaaaaaaaacattcttgtttacatccaaagtAAGAAAGTCTGTTccaataatgttatttaaccccttcccatcgcagccacttttggacttaATGACAGAGTCCCATTTTTAATGATTATTTTTGGAAttctttcacctagccaagcgcttctgtgactgttttctcgtgacaaattgtactttatgttaggggtaaaatttggtcgataaattcattgcttatttttgaaaagcaccaaaatggaaaaaaaaaatgtgcaaaaatttgcattattCTAAATctgaatatatctgcttgtaagacatatagtaataccacacaaaatagttactagttcacacatcccatatgcctactttatgttggcatcattttttgaacatcatttaacattttctaggacgttagtgtaaaggatctgccaggcacagcttcggggttaacgcccatagataatcagtctgcgcctgcttctatgtctgtgagactgactccatcttccaccactcagggtggcaggcttaggagtgggagagcctatcacagcctggccagacggagctagctcctgccctctgtctatttatacctgcctttcctgttcctccttgcttgtgattcttctctgttggtttcctggccctgctgcagcttcttgaacgacttgtccctgcttcgtattgaccctggcttactgactactcttctgctctgcgtttggtacctcgtacactcctggtttgactcggcttgttcactactctcctgctctgcgtttggcacctcgtactctcctggtttgactcggctcgtttactactcttgttgctcacggtgttgctgtgggcaactgccccgtttccctttgttctgtgtttccttgtctggttgtctgtcgtgcacttactgagtgtagggaccgtcgcccagttgtaccccgtcgcctagggcgggtcgttgcaagtaggcagggactgagtggcgggtagattagggctcacttgtctgtttccctatccctgtcattacataatcacaagcccatatacctactctaccctggtccctcacaccactatggacccccttgagaccctggttcagcaaatgcagggtctctccctacaggtccatgccctcgctcagagggtcaaccagcctgatgctaccatggtagtgcccctcacctcacctcttgaaccccacctcaagctccctgaccggttctcaggggaccggaagacttttctctcctttcgggagagttgtaggccctattttcgtttaaagccccactcctcaggttctgagagccagcgggtgggtataattatgtcccggctccaggaagggccccaagaatgggccttctccttggctcctgacgcccctgaactttcctccgttgattttttcttttctgctctctgactcatttatgacgagacgagctggtgaccttacgtcagggtaagagaactgttgaggagtattgctctgactttaggaagtggtgcgtagcttctcggtggaatgaccctgccttaaggtgccagtttaggttgggtctgtcgaacgccctgaaagacctgctagttagctatccctcttctgactccctagaccaggttatggctttagcggtacgacttgaccgacgtctcagtgaacggcaacgtgaacgtttatgtgttttctcctctgactcccccatgatgcctcccgaggttccgttgcttcgttcttccacggaagactctgaggtacctatgcaactcggggcctccgtgtccccccaacaacgtagagagttccgcaggaagaatggtctctgcttctattgtggggatgacaagcatcaagtgaacacctgtcctaggcgtaagaataagcagccggaaaacgtccgcgcctaagtgatcatcggggaggtcacttgggcgcacaggtatttcccgtcaatatgaaacgtaataaaatcttgcttccctttcaggtctcttttggtggtaggtctgctaccggcagtgccttcgtggattcagggtcgtctgctaatatcatgtctgtggaatttgctatgtctctagctatgcctttgattgatttgcttaaacctgtcccggtagtgggtatcgactccactcctcttgctaatggttattttacacagcatacccctgtttttgaactccttgttggctccatgcatttggagcagtgctctgtactgttgatgcagggattatcgtccgatttggttttaggccttccctggttgcagttgcataatcccacgtttgactggaatactggggatcttaccaaatggggtaatgaatgcttggcgtcatgtttttctgttaattctccgaagtgttacctcctcatagagaatacgattgcgctatcgatttggtagggaagaaggatggtggtcttaggccatgcattgactaccgtaacttgaataaggtNNNNNNNNNNNNNNNNNNNNNNNNNNNNNNNNNNNNNNNNNNNNNNNNNNNNNNNNNNNNNNNNNNNNNNNNNNNNNNNNNNNNNNNNNNNNNNNNNNNNNNNNNNNNNNNNNNNNNNNNNNNNNNNNNNNNNNNNNNNNNNNNNNNNNNNNNNNNNNNNNNNNNNNNNNNNNNNNNNNNNNNNNNNNNNNNNNNNNNNNgccattttgggtttggtcatataatataataaaagttttgaccatttaacacccaattataatgttttgtgtctttattttgcattctttggtttggtgattgggattctgggtctatcacatatcacaaaatcataaggccggacatctacttccacactgacatagaatggagacaacaagcgttgctgcacaattaagtgtacacatccttacattaagatattgtattacggtctgtagcctttgggggaatatattaacctttctacaacagtttactagcgtagaaaattcacaaaatgcgcaaatgtctttATGTATTTATACGAGAACATATATGGTAGGGCAGATAACTAAGAGTTCATTTGACAATGTGGTTGAAAAAGTGATCGTCGTGACTAGAGATTACCCCCAGTCTATAAATTAAATGTAGGGTTCACAGAAAAGCCGCAAAAGTAAATCCCTCATTCAGACCACCAGGGCTAAGGGATCCCAGACGgtggatccaacgtgcctcctcctgtagtagCTTGCGGTCCAAGTTTCCTGCTTGCTCTGTTGAGCCAGTGATTGCTAGTGCGTCCGTCTGTCAACAGAGGAGGAGGCTTGGCCCTCTACTCCTCTCATAATAGGTCATAGACTGATTGGAGACACGTGTGCAGAGACTTGCAGTGAATATATAATTAGGCTGACtccgccgctcgctgtcattggccccgatacccctgaagacgctacatcgtagcgaaacatgtcgggggggcttctaccatcattttaataattgtcctattgcaactttagaatttaactatcAATTTACTGGATGGAGTGCTCTGTGGTTGTGGCACTTAACCCTTTCTAATACAGAGTTTCTACGTCTGGCACTATGCTGACAGTTGTCAGAAATGGACTTTAACTTTTAAACTCTATGTAGTCTGTTCTTTTCAAAtctaataaagacttttttatttgattttcataaTAGTTGGAAACAGGGCATCTTTTTGCCGGTAGGCAACCgcttttgaatttaactgtttgacgcccaccaactattgaggtcctGCTCCTTGTATTCAtcacatcatagttactctcagtgggcgagaacttcctggagaagtaggcacaggtacGGAgaagggtgagggacctggtaccctgggacaagacagcacccattcccacctcggaggcatcaacctccacgatgaatggctccatttggttaggctgaatcagcactggggcagagataaagcacttcttaaggatctcaaaagcctggaccacctccggaaaccagtggaggagatcagcacctttgcgagtaagatccgtaagaggcttagcaatgaccgagaagttaccaataatctcctgtaataattagcaaacccctggAAGCATTGTAACGCCTTTAGGGAGGCAGGTGGACCCGTTCAGCCACAGCCTGGATctaggcagggtccatgcggaattcatgaggagtgaggatttgacccaaaaatggtatctcctgcaccccaaatacacatttttcggatttagcaaagagtttgttttctcgaaggacctggagcaccttcctgacatgctcaatgtgggaggaccagtccttggaaaacacaagtatgtcatcaaggtacactacaagaaataaccccaggtagtctctaaaatctcatttatgaaattctggaagaccgcgggagcattacacaacccaaagggcatgacgaggtattctaaatgaccttcgggcgtgttaaacgcagtcttccacacatccccctctttgatgcggataaggttatacgccccccgtagatcaaacttagagaaccattgggccccctgaacctgattaaagagatcaggaatcagaggaaggggatattggttccttacagtgaccttattcaagcttcggtagtcaatgcatggcctaagaccaccatccttcttccctacgaagaagaagccagcacctaccggagaagtagagggcgaatgtaactcttggccaggcattcctggatatactccctcatggcttcacgttcggtacaagagagattaaatatcctacccttagggagcttagctcctggtaccaaattgattgcgcaatcatattctctatgaggaggtaacacttcggaggcctccttagagaaaacatcggcgaagtcctgaacaaactcaggtagcgtgttcaccacctcagggggagaaatagatttaacagaaaaacatgacgtcaagcagtcattaccccacttggtaaggtcccagaattccagtcaaacgtgggattatgcaactgcaaccagggaaggcctaaaaccatatcggacgataatccctgcattaacagtacagagcactgctccaaatgcatggagccaacaaggagttcgaaaataggggtatgctgtgtaaaataaccattagcaagaggagtggagtcgatacccactaccgggacaggtttaggctaatcaatcaaaggcatagctagagacatagcaaattccacagacatgatattagcagaagaccctgaatccacgaaggcactgccggtagcagacctaccaccaaaagagacctgaaagggaagcaagattttattacgtttcatatttacgggaaatacctgtgcgcccaagtgacctccccgatgatcacttaggcgcggaacttctctggctgcattcttacgcttaggacagtttttcacttgatgtttgtcatccccacagtagaagcagagaccattcttcctgcggaaatctctacgttgttggggggacacggaggccccgagttgcataggtacctctgagtcttccggggaggaacgaagcaacggaacctcgggaggcatcatgggggagtcagaggagaaaacatcaagacgttcaagtcgtcgttccctgagacgtcggtcaagtcgtaccgctaaagccataacctggtctagggagtcagaagagggataactaactagcagatctttcagggcgttcgacagacccaacctaaactggcaccttaaggcagggtcattccaccgagaagctacgcaccacttcctaaagtcagagcaatactcctcaacaggtctcttaccctgacgtaaggtcaccagctgactctcggcaaaggcagtcttgtcagtctcgtcatagatgagtccgagagcagaaaagaaaagatcaacggaggaaagttcaggggcgtcaggagccaaggagaaggcccattcttggggcccttcctggagccgggacataattatacccacccgctggctctcagaacctgaggagtggggctttaaacaaaatagagcctacaactctcccgaaaggagagaaaagtcttccggtaccCTGAGAACcgatcgggcaacttgaggtggggttcaagaggtgaggtgaggtggactaccatggtagcatcaggctggttgaccctctgagccagggcctggacctgtatggagagaccctgcatttgctgagccagggtctcaagggggtccatagtggtgtcagggactagggtagactaggtattggcttgtgattatgtaatgacgggggtggggagacagacaagtgagccctaaccctaatctacccaccactcagtccctgcctacttgcaacgacgcgccctaggcgacggggtacaactgggcgacggtccctacgctcgataagtgcacgacagacaaacagacaaggttacacagagctagggggagaaaggggcagttgcccacggcaaaaccgtgagcaacaagagaagtgaacaagccgagtcaaaccaggagagtacgaggtgccaaacgcagagcagaagagtagtaaacaagccgagtcaaaccaggagtgtacgaggtaccaaacgcagatcagGAGAGTATTCAGCaaaccggggtcaatatgaagcaaggacaatggtacaagaagctgcagcagggccaggaaaccaaacgagaagaatcacaagcaaaggaggaacaggaaaggcaggtataaatagacagagggcgggagctagctccgtctgtccaggctgtggtaggttctcccactcctaagcctgccaccctgagtggtggaagatggagtcagtctcacagacatagaagcaggcgcagactgattatctatgggcgttaaccccgaagctgtgcctggcagatcctttacaatatcccTTTAAGAGCTTTTGGTTTCTAGCCTAATCCATCAATACATATTGAAGCGTACCTGTGGAAGAATTTCTGTTCTGTATTTTTTGTCTGGTAGGATAATAGTGAAGAGATAAGTGAAGTTGCTGAAGTGGTTACTATGTTCCTCATCCAAAACTGTCCAGTGAGCTATCCTACAATGTAATCCTACAAAATGTTTGACCAATGCTTGTCCACATATTACAAGTTGTTAGTTGATTAATGGGTACAGTCGAATGTGTTATAGATGATCACCTTTCTGTTACATATGGGGAATATAATAAAACCTTAAGAATCTGATAAAAATTAACATACATCTAATTTTATTTTCACCAGGCATGACATAATTTTAACATCATCAGCCAGTGTCAGCAGAAGATGAGCaaggttatacacacacatacatagagCATGCTAACTCGATCATATTTGTGATCACACCCCtatatattttatctatatctgtgATCCCCCTAAATTTTTTGTTGCCAAAAACTAGATTGTGTCTCagcagagggaaaaaaaaagaaaaaatgttgccAAAGTCGATATTTTCTTGTTTTATTCTCTGCCAAATTGTGTTTTAATTTTTGTCCAAATACATACAAGAGAAAATGGACAGCAAATATAAGCGAGCCCTGTATGTGACAGTGCCAGTCAAagaacccccataacagtgccagccacaaag
Proteins encoded in this window:
- the LOC142647830 gene encoding olfactory receptor 13G1-like encodes the protein MMSNNSLVSEFIILGLSTHPELETILFIVFLIIYTVALIGNLIIFMLSIIDSGLNTPMYFFLGFLSFLDICCTSATVPKMLTGYVTKSKVISYYGCVAQLFFFTWPMGVELMLLTVMAYDRYIAIRNPLRYSTIINRTACINVAIVITILGSLNSMTHTYCTFRLPYCDDNKINHFFCEIMPLLKLACADTYINEIVVFTADFILGICCFCLTCISYVFIINTILKIRSAEGKRKAFSTCASHITIVSMYYGAVIFTYIRPRSSLSLEKDKIVSALYAVITPTMNPIIYSLRNKEVKEAFKRTLNRLVQQRVQNTT